The DNA sequence GATAATTGTGTGCTGCTGTTTATTGTAATGTGCTATGAAATtacaaaataactgtgtgcttaattctgttaactctttggattagtttagATGCTTGTATAACATATGTAAGAATGCAATGTGATGATCTGTGAAttatgttataattgttttactatggtttgtggtaagattggctggatagcttagaacttgcatgtcttattcttttgaggcaaaatccttgacaacattcaataggaatatgatttaggcatttgttggatagtttgagcctttcaagcctaccatgaaATGATTATCCTTAGTTAACCCTCTTGAGCCTAAACTTGTTTTGTTCTTCACCTGTTGAACCGAAATACATGTATCCACACTGTTAATTTTGTCCTCACTATTTTATCAATGACATCATAAGCTATacaattagtttgggggagcaaAATACATGGTGTGAGAGcagatagaaaaaaaaagaaaaagaaacttgcaagattgagaacagatatttggtaagctcaatatcactgaaaaaaaaacatgattcaagaaaaataatgaaattcaGTGATGTcgggaaaagaaagaaaaaaaaattctcaatcaTGGTTAGTTGTGGGAGCACTTTGgaaaatttgaaattagaagaagcttgtgggttatttttgtgcttatgatatctttagccaaaattgtttttcattttttaaatatctaagccATACTTTCTAAACCTCAAAAAGCCCTATTGATTCCGAAAGgatgttgtcaacattagtggagagaggtaagcatgcaagcatatGAGTTATCGGGTAGTGGAAtggttggaaagagtaaaaccatTATAACATTGTTTCGATTGTGAAGTCATCTTGTGTTTGTGCAGTATGTGAAAAACTgagcatctaaattaattgttagagttggtggaattgaaattctagtttgagcAATGGAAGAGAACAACACATGAGCAGTAGTATTGTGATTATCTTATAGCGCAGTTAGTAGATTAGTAGTTAGTAGCATTTAtcttactcgaggacgagtaagaatctagtttgggggaatttgttaggctaattttagtctaagttttgggtcttattttcggttagttttcactctttgtttctagttttaggactatattacgcttgattcttttgtttcaggtcctcgggtgtttaaagaaagtatgtacaagaattgaggaaaagtggtgaaagaatcgagaagaaaaaccaagaaTTGTGTTgctgcctgttccagtcgcgacgggggcattgccagttgcgacgggaactggcagagaaaATCTCGAAGTCCCAAAGTTTAACCCCGTTGCGACGGGggcattgccagtcgcgacggagACCCCAGTGAcgagatttttgggcagtttcgtaatttcacgaattttaaagatgagacttggtttaaatagagggagttcgtgaaaattagggattattcagaatagaaccctagaaacaaagaaggaggctagaagagcggcttgtggcgacccgaatcaattgcttcaactagttctttctcttctctttaatttttctatgctattttctgtttcaatgttaattatggatttgattatggatgttttgaactaaactcctatttagggagaatgatgaatgttgtttaagtttttcctagttaatgaataattgccattcctccatcttgattgtgaacactattcatatttgtgtttaatttccatgtgcaagattgatcaccttttacatgttttatgatctcaattcgaaatctgaaaagtgagaattgagaatgctaaaattggatagtctaggttttgatgtgaaacgaaagtatttacatagcctttgtgacatttaaattattgcttaatgctgatttcatgttagtttaattaagagattaattagagagcatgagatttagaacctagaagatctgaaaagagctaggttaatttataatctatcattcacttcaagagaaggctagcaattagacattaacattggtaacttaacaacaggattcgtctccctattctctcatcttgattaatattcacttgtttctttaagtttcttgaatttctttcttcctttttcaatcataaatacttttgatttgccaaatagaattataagtatagtttagtagtaattaatccaattccctgtggttcgacctcacttgcgtgagtatactacttgattgcgtgcacttgcgtagtaattaataattttcgcaacaataGCATTCTCAGCAGGCTGATCCTCAATGGGCACTGGTTGATTTGCAGCCAACTAAACCACTTGGtcctaaaaaaatcaattaaattaaatagtcaatttgaatacaaaataaattgaaagaaatgttcataaattaataaatatcaatgTAAACTTACATAAGCTTGTTGTGCGTATTTGTTGCGCCAATTGTTGTCTTTATGGTAGAACTTTCGAAAAGTGTCATCCTCCCTACTACACAGAGGACATAAACTACTCACATTAACACGTTTCGATCGAAGAGAAAAAAGAGTTGGGAGACAATTTGTGAGACCTCGCCAGATAAAGTTTTTCACTTTTGGAGGCAACTGCAGGTTTCAAAACTTCTTCCAAAAATCTGAATTATCTTGAGAGTTCCATCTCCCACTACTCACATGCAAAGCTCGATATGTACTTTTGACTGAGTAATCACCATAAGTCTTAAAAGCCCAAAACCAAGTATCCTCAATTGAAGCTGAAGACAGGGGATACTTCAGATTAAATCAATGTTCCTTTGTTCAAACAAGTCCTCCAACACTTCATCATCCCACTTCATCATCCCACTGAAAACAATCTGCTTTTAGTAAATTATAGACCCTGCACTCTTGGAGAGCCACATGAGAAGAGATCACATAAGGGttctgttggaagttattttatcaggaacttagatatactcacaagtatgttgatttaacaacctaaatatgaacttctaaaacgacgGAAAatcaaacacataaaagtatcagaaatcttacattgggtgcagcggaatatatgtctcttcccactcagatctctaacccttgattcctttctgtagcagagtataatcaagatctgagcccgatagtccttctttgttatttctgaattctacacaaccttcctcactatgattgaggtattacttgatgtgtgtgggcactactctaacacttatagatttcgaaacagtgaaggaatagagagagagagagggtggcggctcagagagaattttcagagagaaaattctgtcagaataatgttgtgaatgtGTTGTTGAAAACtaaagcctttgccttctatttatagaagaccacccagggctatgattgaattagttgacatttaaaattgaaaaaatcaaagagaaaaggaagcttaagtggccggcctaggcattgtggaaacaaggcttgccacttttccaactgtcattttcctacattgatagtttcctgttttgtcaaaaactgccaattcctttgttcaaccacataaatgtcaaatctaattatttaataattaaaattaattatcaaataatatattgtcatttattttattaataataaaactaattaaagtttcctcattaataaatatgcccttcaaaatctctatttactgttttgcccttaataagtgataaattctcaaatagacacagtctatcttgagaattataattgattaattaaaatcaattaaatgagtcttacaagtaatattatctcaactagtggggggaccatgggtctatatatccgagcttccaataagcaaatctagaatttaccacttaaattcactgacttattaattcttcattgaatccacacatggaactcagaattgcactcttagtatatagaaggctctatatgttccaccatatagacacatcattagttatccattgttataatcctaatgtgatcaatgatcctctatatggatgatttacactgtaaagggactaaattaccgtaacaccctacaatgtattttatccttaaaacacttaaccctgtataaatgatatttcaactaagtgaaatgagtactcaatcatttatctcgtttggttaagctcgaaggaaatcaccctttgcttactattcgccagatagaagctatagattccatatttatgttatcgctcccactcaatcgtactaccgtgttcccaaaatgtatgtattgccctgaccaaaaattaggcttaactaacaaatcaaagaacacgaataacactctcgagattgagcctaaccatatcaggatttcgatcatgtgatctaggatcaacttatgatattgaattgaatagatatttacggtaagtttcataaatctatttcaaagttcaatatcggtccattccaatgcatactccatgcatccaacctgagctttactttaacctatgttctggaaagaacatagcatttctccaaatgcaagtaaactctgttgtagattgtcatatcagtaaaacccagtgttctgataaatctaggaatactttattcacatagtcatgtttactttccactgtgttgacaacacaataaacatgatcaagtatgtgaaaggggtacgtttggatgaatttataaatcaaatagacaaacaattgattaattgaaccaaaacatacacaaatgaatgaaaaatacttctgttactttattgatattgaataatctggattacattgaaatagagttttatttagggcataaaacccaacaggttctCCTTACAAGGGAGCCATGGTTGATGAAGTACAGGGATAGAAAAACCAGAACCCACCCTCCACCTAGCTCTCATTTTAACAACCGTTTTTGCCTCAAAGACACTCTTCCAAACATAGCTTGGGTTAGCAGCTCCAAGCTCAGGATCAAAAAATGAACCTTGGGAATAATATCTAGTCTTGAAAACTCGAGCCACTAAAGACGTAGGATTTGTCAACAACCTCCACCCTTGCTTGCCTAATATGGATAAATTAAAATCACGAAGATAGCGAAAATCCAATCCACCTTTATGTTTATGGAGATAAAGCTTATCCTAGCTTTTCCAATGAATACCTTGACCCTCTAAGGACTTAGTATGCCACCAAAACTGCCTCATAAGCCTGTCAACATCTTTGCAAATATCTAATGGGATCATAAAAATACTCATGGCATAAGAGGACAAGGATTGAACAATCGACTTcaataacaaataattaaagatattctacaataattataatattaaattatatagaataGTATTGTACCAAAACCTCCTAGCATAGTATTGTATGTTTGGGTTGGGTTGGGCCAAGTAAAGTCGGTTGGGTAGTGATGTTTCTCTTTTCAAAGTACAATTTTAATCAGCCTTTCAGAAACCATCTGTCTCCACTACTACGTACACTTCTTCCTCTGTACTACTGGAACCTCCTTCcatatcaaataatataatattatattttaagtaattaattcaACTATCGTCTACCACTTTTACCAATTTGTCCCTTTGCACATAAACCTCAAGCTAGTTGGGTTGTTTCCTATCTACCCAGCATTCTCATCATCATAGatattcactttctctttctctttttctttattattaattatttttttcagtaaaaaaaaataaaaacgtaAATATATTTTACAGTAAATATAATATACACACACATTTATATCATGCTAGTAATTAGTGTTTTATAGTTTcgaatttttagtattatttagtatatttttttcttaatattgtTAAAGACAAACTTAAATATTTCAActcaaacttaggtatttatagagaaaaattattaacaaGCTAGGCATTTAAAGAaattattattctatttttaatgtatttgtttttatacattttatccTTCTTAGTTATGATCCCTTTACCAAATATATACATGATTGGTCTTCATATATCTTCAAAATCCTCATTAATtccatattaaataaatatattattaattatcaggcataaaatttcttaaatattaGAGGGCACAAAACTTAGAATTAATTTAAGACTACTAAATATGTGAAATACATTGGGATAATGTTGTCCAATGTgaacaaattaaaaaacaaggagaattttttttctttttgaaaactAGAAAAAGTTAATTGCATTGCaatatagttttttattttattttatggaaCACTGCGCGCAACATATACATAGTTGAATATATATGCTcgaatttataatatatttgaaCTGTCGTTTTCTAGTTTCTACTTCAAGCTTGTTTACACATTTGATTAGCTCATTTTAGTATCATATTCATACAGAAACTTAACAATTGAAAAGGCAATTTCTATGTTATTTTCACCGTGATAATGCTCATGAcaacacttatttttttttccctttctttctaaaatttcacatatttgaaaacaatattaataatagAAACATTTGGTAGTATCATTTCAGCGTGAAAAGATTTGAGGTGAAAGCTAGTCacttttgttaattattatttaatacataatacaCACTACATAGCTTGCTATCTCTTGTAGACTAGTCTCTACGTCAACTAAGTTAATCGTCGAATGGGGAAGCCCCGAGTTGACAATCCCAAATTccaacatatataataataatttttcaactatCAATGTctatttcactctctttttataacatcatttaattttCGGTCAAAATTACCTCATTTTGATTCTTACCGTGATTTCACGATATAGGTATCACACCATTCCTAAAACCATTAATCAACATTGCTTTAATCATCTTATATATTCTCTCTTTCACCAAATAGAACTATTGATAGCGACGAAAATTTATAGtaagaacaaaacaaaacaaaaccaagAATTAACACTAGGAATAAAATTAGAAGATGGTGACGTGGCATTAAAACCTCTCTTGGGTAATGGGACCCACGAATCACGACCCGACCCACAATTATTAgattgttttgtttttattgttaTAGTTGGAGTACTTTCCACCACTGTCAAAGCAACATCACCAGCAGCTGCTTTCAGGCTTCAGCACAACCCTGTCTCCAGaactttataataataattatttgttttttattgtTCTTTTTATTACAaccaaaatcaaaaaaattaaggGGGTAATTTCGGTAACCCTGAAAAATATCGTTATAcacttaataattttatttatatttatacaaGAACGTTCCCAATAGTGAAAAAAAGAAGGAAGAGAAGAGAACCAGCTCAAAATAGCAAGTGAGAATGGATCCTGATACTTTCACGGCGAGCTTTTTCAAGTGGGACCCACGAGGGGTAGCAGTGTCTCCTTCATCGGTAGGGGTACCGCAGTTGGTGCCGGCGGCGGCGGCTTACGCAGCGGCGGCTTCTAGGCCGGTAAGGGAGCTTGGTGGCTTGGAAGAGCTGTTCCACGCGTACGGAATCAGGTACTACACGGTGGCTAAAATAGCAGAGCTAGGGTTCACAGTTAGGACACTGGCTAATATGAGGGACGAGGAGCTCGATGATATGATGAACAGTGTCCAACATATTTTTCGCTGGGAGTTACTCGTTGGGGAAAGGTACGGAATCAAAGCCGCTGTTAGAGCCGAGCGCCGCCGTCTGGAAGAAGACTACGAGTTATCTCGCCGCCGCTCCTCCGCTGATACCCCCACCAATGTCATCGATGCTCTCTCCCAagatggtatatatatataactaatttcCCTCCGTATGTatcttttataaattattattacttgCTGTTACTTCAATGAACAGAAGCCATGTGCTTAGGCTAGGCGCTCAATTTTATAAGAAGAAATTCactgttttatttaatatttttttgaattatttattaatatataaatttgagAGTATAATGATGAACAGAATATTTGAGTAAAGAAGATGAGCTGCTAACTAACTCATAACAGAAAGAGATAGCTAATGTAACTAACTTCAACTAACTAATATCATATATATCAGGACTGTCGGAGGAGCCAGTGCAACAAGAGAAAGAGATGGTGGGGAGTGGCGGAGGAGGAGGAGGGGGAAAATGGGAGAACCAGGCAGTGATTTCTCATGTAGAGAGGAGGAATAATAAGAAGCAGAGACGGCGGAGCTCAAAGGGGGCACAAAGGAGAGTGATGGCGGTGGATAGCAACATTCACGAGTTCGTCAACGACATAAACGACGCTGCGGATCAGGAGGAGGATGACGACGAATACGACGAAGATGACGAcgacaataataataatgtcgTTTTTGGAAAGGAGAGCGGTCGAAGTAATAGTTGTAGTTCCGATCAGATCAGGATTACCTGCGAGAGACAGCGTGAGCATCCATTTATCGTGACGGAGCCTGGGGAGGTTGCACGTGGCAAGAAGAACGGTCTCGATTATCTCTTTCATCTCTACGAGCAGTGTCGTGATTTCTTGTTTCAAGTCCAGAGCATCGCCAAGGAGCGCGGTGATAAATGCCCTACCAAGGTAATTTCTTTTTtgcttatttaaaataataatattaaccattttttagtttgtattttccaaaaataattGATTGAATTGTTggtttaatgattaaaatggattttatattttttaaaatagtataaatagtatttatgaacttagtcagttttgttataatattttttgatttaaaaaaattattgttattgaGTATTGCTAGTGTGAGTATTTACGATGTTCGAAtcatctaaaaattattttttaaaattaattatataatgtcCGTGTTAATCATCAATAATATcttttaaccatttttttaaacaaatacaaaatttaatttgtcaatttataaaagttattgactccaattaataacttttattaAACAGTCTTATTTaccctaaaattaattatattttttaaaatagatattatatatatatatgctgcTGCTTTCCGATGAAAGTTTCACCTGGATGGAGTTCAGTAGGGAGATGGAAATTGGGGTCTTCTGTCATTTTGGTGACTGATGGGTTTTGTTAGGGACCCATTTCTGAGTTGAGCAGGTGTTCCAAACAGAACTTGACAACTCAACAAGACTAGTTGGGTTCAAGTCTAACCAGATAAATAAATCAAAGAGTGTGaaaattataaacaaaaaaaaaaacataaaataaattgaattaattaattagcgaATATAAATGGTATGTGTTTGTACGTTCCACTTAATAGTTAATGTTGCTTTCTGCCCATGCTGGTCTGAATTACTGTATTGGGCAGTGGTCTACTTTCGTGAAGACTACTTCAGTGTCCttatctttctttctttcttttaaatcaaaagtatatatataactcCACGTGGAAACACCCGCTTTTGACAACTGGCATAAACACCTAATCATACGACGAATCTCTATGATTGACTTGTCGGTTTTTGACACATTGGATTAGTGTTGTCACAAACTCACAATTCTCAATGTGGGTGGTCATaaggttttttctttttaactataTCACA is a window from the Cannabis sativa cultivar Pink pepper isolate KNU-18-1 chromosome 1, ASM2916894v1, whole genome shotgun sequence genome containing:
- the LOC115695615 gene encoding floricaula/leafy homolog; the encoded protein is MDPDTFTASFFKWDPRGVAVSPSSVGVPQLVPAAAAYAAAASRPVRELGGLEELFHAYGIRYYTVAKIAELGFTVRTLANMRDEELDDMMNSVQHIFRWELLVGERYGIKAAVRAERRRLEEDYELSRRRSSADTPTNVIDALSQDGLSEEPVQQEKEMVGSGGGGGGGKWENQAVISHVERRNNKKQRRRSSKGAQRRVMAVDSNIHEFVNDINDAADQEEDDDEYDEDDDDNNNNVVFGKESGRSNSCSSDQIRITCERQREHPFIVTEPGEVARGKKNGLDYLFHLYEQCRDFLFQVQSIAKERGDKCPTKVTNEVFRFAKKAGASHINKPKMRHYVHCYALHCLDEEGSNSLRRAYKERGENVGAWRQACYKPLVAIAARQAAWDIDSIFTTHPRLSIWYVPTKLRQLCHAERNAATATAASTPSAPSTATACSASAAHLLPF